Proteins from a genomic interval of Nocardia sp. BMG51109:
- a CDS encoding MaoC family dehydratase, whose product MTSTVDPGAVRVGTVLPELTIHADPTFVVSTALSTRDFQDVHHDRDKAVERGSKDIFVNILTDTGLVQRFVTDWAGPKAIVKSLALRLGVPLYAGDTLTLSGTVTAVEGGEIQIEVIGRDSLGDHITAKAVIALEENARD is encoded by the coding sequence ATGACATCCACTGTGGACCCGGGCGCCGTGCGGGTGGGCACGGTGCTGCCGGAGCTGACCATCCACGCCGACCCGACGTTCGTAGTCAGTACCGCCCTGTCCACCAGGGACTTTCAGGACGTGCACCACGATCGGGACAAAGCGGTGGAGCGCGGTTCGAAGGACATCTTCGTCAACATCCTCACCGATACGGGGCTGGTGCAGCGGTTCGTCACCGATTGGGCCGGGCCGAAGGCGATCGTGAAATCCCTTGCGCTGCGGCTGGGTGTGCCGTTGTACGCGGGCGACACCCTCACCCTGTCCGGCACCGTGACGGCGGTCGAGGGAGGCGAGATCCAGATCGAGGTGATCGGCCGGGACAGCCTGGGCGACCACATCACGGCGAAAGCCGTTATCGCACTGGAGGAGAACGCGCGTGACTGA
- a CDS encoding lipid-transfer protein, which yields MTDSGLSGKAAIAGIGATDFSKESGRSELRLAAEAVTAALHDAGLKPADVDGLTTFTMDTNTQAAVARAAGIPNLKFFSNIPFGGGAACATVQQAAMAVATGVADVVVAYRAFNERSGHRFGQFATHLATAATSSGVDAAWAYPQGLGTPAAQVAMVARRYMHVYGATSADFGRIAVADRKHAAVNPAAHFYGKPITLEEHQNSRWIAEPLHLLDCCQETDGGVAIVVTSVERARDLPGKPAVIAAAAQGSGADQYVMTSYYRDAMTGLPEMGLVGDQLWSQSGLRPEDMQAAILYDHFTPFVLMQLEELGFCPRGEARDFIADGAIEVGGRLPLNTHGGQLGEAYIHGMNGIAEGVRQIRGTSVNQVDGLERIAVTAGTGVPTSGLVLTAG from the coding sequence GTGACTGACTCGGGACTGAGCGGTAAGGCCGCGATCGCGGGCATCGGCGCCACCGACTTCTCCAAGGAGTCCGGGCGTAGCGAGCTGCGGCTGGCGGCGGAGGCGGTCACGGCCGCACTGCACGACGCCGGGCTGAAGCCCGCGGATGTCGACGGGCTGACCACCTTCACGATGGATACCAACACCCAGGCCGCGGTGGCCCGGGCGGCGGGTATTCCGAATCTGAAGTTCTTCAGCAACATTCCGTTCGGCGGCGGGGCGGCGTGCGCGACCGTGCAGCAGGCGGCGATGGCCGTCGCGACCGGTGTGGCCGATGTCGTCGTCGCCTACCGGGCGTTCAACGAGCGCTCCGGGCACCGGTTCGGCCAGTTCGCCACGCATCTGGCGACGGCGGCGACCTCATCGGGCGTCGACGCCGCCTGGGCCTATCCGCAGGGCCTGGGCACGCCGGCCGCGCAGGTCGCGATGGTGGCCCGCCGGTACATGCACGTATACGGCGCCACCAGTGCGGATTTCGGCCGGATCGCGGTCGCCGACCGCAAGCACGCGGCGGTGAATCCGGCGGCGCACTTCTACGGCAAGCCGATCACCCTGGAGGAACACCAGAACTCCCGCTGGATCGCGGAGCCGTTGCATCTGCTGGACTGCTGCCAGGAGACCGACGGCGGCGTGGCGATCGTGGTGACGAGCGTCGAACGGGCCCGCGACCTGCCGGGTAAACCAGCCGTAATCGCCGCCGCCGCACAGGGTTCCGGTGCCGACCAGTACGTCATGACGAGCTACTACCGTGACGCCATGACGGGCCTGCCCGAGATGGGCCTGGTCGGCGATCAGCTCTGGTCCCAGAGCGGCCTGCGCCCCGAGGATATGCAGGCGGCCATCCTCTACGACCACTTCACGCCGTTCGTGCTGATGCAGCTGGAGGAGCTCGGCTTCTGCCCGCGCGGCGAGGCCAGGGACTTCATCGCCGACGGCGCCATCGAGGTGGGCGGCCGCCTGCCCCTGAACACCCACGGCGGCCAGCTCGGCGAGGCCTACATCCACGGCATGAACGGCATCGCCGAGGGCGTCCGCCAGATCCGCGGCACCTCGGTGAACCAGGTCGACGGCCTGGAACGCATCGCCGTCACCGCGGGCACCGGCGTCCCGACCTCGGGCCTGGTCCTCACCGCCGGTTGA
- a CDS encoding DUF4129 domain-containing protein codes for MSVSVVGAAIPRAIGLIALLVLAVVTLRGYIPGTGGPRAVSPPSAVTVALMPVLSLVSVVILLAGVITSQHRLPLSLPDQDRDAGPQPGRLRRLGLALLVLLAVIALFAAAAWALYLVTGGSRTEVRQPPAGATPTAPVETPPPTPKPFSGTPELGDGAMTLVAVSAAALVATALIGLVVVAVGTHARPAAQPVVPDHVPADPGVSLAQVAEMGLAAMIASGQDARTAIIACYGAMERGLAQAREVAPLISDTSSEVLARAFERGALHDASARELVALFEEARFSPHAMLEWQRMRAEQLLRIVLNDLQGARL; via the coding sequence ATGTCCGTGAGCGTGGTGGGTGCGGCGATACCGCGCGCGATCGGGCTGATCGCGCTGCTGGTTCTCGCGGTCGTCACGCTGCGCGGATACATCCCGGGAACGGGTGGGCCGCGCGCGGTTTCACCGCCGTCGGCGGTCACGGTCGCCCTGATGCCGGTGCTGTCGCTGGTTTCGGTGGTGATCCTGCTGGCCGGCGTGATCACCAGCCAGCACCGGCTCCCGCTGTCGCTGCCGGATCAGGACCGCGATGCCGGCCCGCAGCCGGGGCGGTTGCGCCGACTGGGCCTGGCTCTGCTGGTCCTGCTGGCCGTCATCGCCTTGTTCGCGGCCGCCGCGTGGGCGTTGTACCTGGTGACGGGCGGATCCCGCACCGAGGTGCGGCAACCGCCGGCCGGTGCGACGCCGACGGCACCGGTGGAGACGCCCCCGCCGACGCCGAAGCCGTTCTCCGGCACGCCGGAACTCGGCGACGGCGCCATGACGCTCGTCGCGGTGTCGGCGGCCGCGTTGGTCGCGACGGCGCTCATCGGCTTGGTCGTCGTCGCCGTCGGCACCCACGCCCGCCCGGCAGCGCAACCCGTTGTGCCCGACCATGTTCCGGCGGATCCCGGGGTCTCGCTGGCGCAGGTGGCCGAGATGGGCCTGGCCGCGATGATCGCCTCGGGCCAGGACGCCCGCACCGCGATCATCGCCTGCTACGGCGCCATGGAACGCGGCCTCGCCCAGGCCCGCGAGGTGGCGCCGCTGATCTCCGACACCTCGTCCGAGGTGCTGGCCCGCGCCTTCGAGCGCGGCGCCCTGCACGACGCGTCCGCCCGCGAACTGGTGGCGCTGTTCGAGGAGGCCCGCTTCAGCCCGCACGCCATGCTGGAATGGCAACGGATGCGGGCCGAGCAGCTGTTGCGGATCGTGCTGAACGACCTGCAGGGGGCGCGGCTGTGA
- a CDS encoding acyl-CoA dehydrogenase family protein: MDFNRDESQDAVAEVVVSLLERNTERDVEFWPRLVDSGLLAVALPERYGGDGMGLPEVSAMLTELATDAVQAPALATFGFGVLPLVGRAPEALAEKVFPAVSEGAVLTAALHEPGAPFAARPKTTAVTDGDVVRISGNKVAVPYADRARWLLIPTDSGVAVVDAGTPGVTLRESPASTGAPEFSVRLEQAEIPAAQLLAEGAGSAVLDDLHRLALASIGSVADGLLKGVLTLTAEHVRTRHQFGRPLAEFQAVAQQIADVYVMSRTLHAAAVSANWALAQEDPSPEHRERTDDDLDVLAYCVASDLPAAMQKCHHLHGGIGVDMTHPLHRYYSQAKDIARWLGGASFRLDRLGARCSST; the protein is encoded by the coding sequence TTGGACTTCAACAGGGACGAGAGCCAGGACGCGGTCGCCGAGGTTGTTGTGAGTTTGCTGGAGCGCAACACCGAACGCGATGTCGAATTCTGGCCGAGACTCGTCGACAGCGGCCTCCTGGCGGTCGCGCTACCGGAGCGCTACGGCGGCGACGGCATGGGACTGCCGGAGGTTTCCGCCATGCTGACCGAGCTGGCCACCGACGCCGTGCAGGCGCCGGCGCTGGCCACGTTCGGGTTCGGGGTGCTGCCGCTGGTCGGCCGGGCGCCGGAGGCGTTGGCGGAGAAGGTCTTTCCGGCGGTCTCCGAGGGAGCCGTGCTCACCGCGGCCCTGCACGAGCCCGGGGCGCCGTTCGCCGCGCGGCCGAAGACGACCGCCGTGACCGACGGCGACGTGGTGCGGATCAGCGGAAACAAGGTGGCCGTGCCGTACGCCGATCGGGCCCGCTGGCTGCTGATCCCGACCGATTCCGGGGTGGCCGTCGTGGACGCCGGCACACCGGGCGTCACGCTGCGGGAGAGCCCGGCCTCCACCGGTGCGCCGGAATTCTCGGTGCGGCTGGAGCAGGCCGAGATCCCGGCGGCACAGTTGCTGGCCGAGGGCGCCGGTTCGGCGGTGCTCGACGACCTGCACCGGCTGGCGCTGGCGTCGATCGGCTCGGTCGCCGACGGGCTGCTGAAGGGCGTGCTGACGCTGACCGCCGAACACGTGCGGACCCGGCATCAGTTCGGCCGGCCGCTGGCCGAATTCCAGGCGGTGGCGCAGCAGATCGCCGACGTCTACGTCATGTCCCGCACGCTGCACGCGGCCGCGGTGTCGGCGAATTGGGCACTGGCCCAGGAGGATCCGAGCCCCGAGCACCGCGAGCGCACCGACGACGACCTGGACGTGCTCGCCTACTGCGTCGCCTCGGATCTGCCTGCGGCCATGCAGAAATGCCATCACCTGCACGGCGGTATCGGCGTGGACATGACCCATCCGCTGCATCGCTACTACTCACAGGCCAAGGACATCGCCCGCTGGCTCGGCGGCGCGTCGTTCCGGCTGGATCGATTGGGAGCCAGATGTTCATCGACCTAA
- a CDS encoding acyl-CoA dehydrogenase family protein produces MFIDLTAEQRRLRDELRSYFADLVTPEEEAEMSVNRHGDAYRAVVRRMGGDGRLGVGWPKEYGGQGFGPLEQQIFYNEAARADVPLPLVTLMTVGPTLQQFGTEEQKKKFLPAILSGDVHFAIGYSEPEAGTDLASLRTSAVRDANGDWIVNGQKVFTTGAHEADYVWLACRTGTAESRHRGITILIVDTKDPGYTWTPIITCDGAHHTNATYFDNVRVPAEMLVGEENRGWKLITTQLNHERVSLGPSGKIEQLYNRAKDWAREQGVLGEPDVRRMLGRMHAMVRLNELLNWQVAANADRMESDPNGVIADASATKVYSTESLQEAGRLAEEIVGRYGDPADPATAELLGWLDRRTKQNLVVTFGGGVNEVMRELIATAGLQLPRVPR; encoded by the coding sequence ATGTTCATCGACCTAACGGCCGAGCAGCGCCGGCTGCGTGACGAATTGCGCTCGTACTTCGCCGATCTCGTGACTCCCGAGGAGGAGGCCGAGATGTCGGTGAACCGGCACGGCGACGCCTACCGCGCGGTGGTGCGGCGCATGGGCGGCGACGGCCGGCTCGGCGTCGGCTGGCCCAAGGAGTACGGCGGGCAGGGCTTCGGGCCGCTCGAACAGCAGATCTTCTACAACGAGGCGGCGCGCGCCGACGTGCCGCTGCCGCTGGTGACGCTGATGACGGTCGGCCCCACCCTGCAGCAGTTCGGCACCGAGGAGCAGAAGAAGAAGTTCCTGCCCGCGATCCTGTCCGGGGACGTGCATTTCGCGATCGGCTATTCCGAGCCGGAAGCGGGCACCGACCTGGCCAGCCTGCGCACCAGCGCGGTGCGCGACGCGAACGGCGACTGGATCGTCAACGGGCAGAAGGTCTTCACGACCGGCGCGCACGAGGCCGACTACGTGTGGCTGGCCTGCCGCACGGGGACGGCCGAGTCGCGGCACCGCGGTATCACGATCCTCATCGTGGACACCAAGGATCCGGGCTACACGTGGACGCCGATCATCACCTGCGACGGCGCGCACCACACCAACGCCACGTACTTCGACAACGTGCGGGTGCCGGCCGAGATGCTCGTCGGCGAGGAGAACCGCGGCTGGAAGCTGATCACCACCCAGCTCAATCACGAACGGGTGAGCCTGGGGCCGTCCGGCAAGATCGAGCAGCTCTACAACCGGGCCAAGGACTGGGCGCGCGAGCAGGGCGTGCTCGGGGAGCCGGACGTGCGGCGGATGCTCGGCCGGATGCACGCCATGGTCCGGCTCAACGAACTGCTGAACTGGCAGGTGGCCGCGAATGCCGACCGTATGGAGAGCGATCCGAACGGCGTGATCGCCGACGCCTCGGCGACCAAGGTCTACTCCACCGAGTCGCTGCAGGAGGCCGGGCGGCTGGCCGAGGAGATCGTCGGCCGCTACGGCGATCCTGCCGACCCGGCCACCGCCGAGCTGCTGGGCTGGCTGGACCGGCGCACCAAGCAGAACCTGGTGGTGACCTTCGGCGGCGGCGTCAACGAGGTCATGCGTGAACTCATCGCCACCGCCGGGCTGCAGCTGCCGCGCGTACCGAGATAG
- a CDS encoding acyl-CoA dehydrogenase yields the protein MTIATTDEHKAVQESMRGWASAVRPIATMRSGSPGYWREFWPSLVGLGIFRVAVSEDAGGAGGSVGDLAVLIEQAAHDLVGGPVSATALAGLVTGGALPEDVPCGVALGEPVAVPDSGTGAVELTGTWDTVLGAAEGTAVLLPVRRAGVEHLCLVEPGAEGVRIEELPPLDASTPLARVDCAGVRIPADRVFETPHAVRDLVAALVAAELSGIAGWCLETAAEYAKVREQFGRRIGEFQAVKHICAWMLCRTEQIRAVAADVATAVDKRSDELPLASAIAMSIALDGAVETAKDCIQVLGGIGFTWEHDAHLYLRRAVALRQLLGGGSVWRARVTELVRAGRRRTVGVDLGAGPDADGGVWDAVGLDAAGATELAADLARIAALPQEQQRAALVDTGLLAPHWPPPYGRGAGPILRTLIDEQVRTAGITVPDIQIGNWAVPTLLQHGTPEQIERFAQPTLRGDVVWCQLFSEPEAGSDLAALRTTATRVDGGWTLQGQKVWTSLAKKANWAICLARTDANVPKHRGISYFLVDMSSPGLEIRPLVQITGEASFSEVFLDEVFVPDDCLVGELGAGWKIARSTLSSERVAMGGNGIGEALEAVIATAPSSGPGAELVADRIGDLVSQSVSGLLLETRAAERMLAGIDPGPQSSVRKLVGVRHRQAVAEFAVEIAGVAGAQESELVKEFLLTRCLSIAGGTEQILLTVAGERILGLPRESHG from the coding sequence GTGACCATCGCCACCACTGACGAGCATAAAGCCGTCCAGGAGTCGATGCGCGGATGGGCCTCGGCGGTCCGGCCGATTGCAACGATGCGCAGCGGATCGCCGGGTTATTGGCGTGAGTTCTGGCCGAGTCTGGTGGGGCTCGGCATCTTTCGTGTCGCCGTGTCCGAGGACGCCGGTGGTGCCGGCGGTTCCGTCGGTGATCTGGCCGTGCTGATCGAGCAGGCGGCACACGATCTGGTGGGCGGGCCGGTCTCCGCGACCGCGCTCGCCGGCCTCGTCACCGGCGGGGCCTTGCCGGAGGATGTGCCCTGCGGCGTCGCACTGGGCGAACCGGTTGCGGTGCCGGACAGCGGAACCGGCGCCGTGGAGCTGACCGGGACCTGGGATACGGTGCTGGGCGCGGCCGAGGGTACCGCCGTGCTGCTCCCGGTCCGGCGTGCGGGCGTGGAACACCTGTGCCTGGTCGAGCCGGGTGCCGAGGGGGTGCGGATCGAGGAATTGCCGCCGCTCGACGCCAGTACCCCGCTGGCGCGGGTGGACTGTGCCGGCGTGCGGATACCGGCCGATCGGGTCTTCGAAACCCCGCATGCGGTAAGGGATCTGGTCGCCGCGCTGGTTGCCGCGGAGCTGTCCGGGATCGCCGGCTGGTGTCTGGAGACGGCCGCCGAGTACGCCAAGGTGCGCGAGCAGTTCGGGCGCCGGATCGGCGAGTTCCAGGCGGTCAAGCACATCTGCGCGTGGATGCTGTGCCGGACCGAGCAGATCCGCGCGGTCGCCGCCGACGTGGCGACGGCCGTGGACAAGCGCAGCGACGAACTGCCGCTGGCGTCCGCCATCGCGATGTCGATAGCCCTGGACGGCGCGGTCGAGACCGCCAAGGACTGCATCCAGGTGCTCGGCGGCATCGGGTTCACCTGGGAGCACGACGCGCACCTGTACCTGCGCCGGGCGGTGGCGCTGCGCCAGCTGCTCGGCGGCGGGTCGGTGTGGCGTGCCCGGGTGACCGAGCTGGTGCGTGCGGGCCGGCGGCGCACCGTGGGCGTGGATCTGGGTGCGGGTCCGGACGCCGACGGCGGGGTCTGGGACGCCGTGGGTCTCGACGCGGCCGGCGCCACCGAGCTGGCCGCGGACCTGGCCCGCATCGCCGCCCTGCCGCAGGAGCAGCAGCGGGCCGCGCTCGTGGACACGGGGCTGCTCGCGCCGCACTGGCCGCCGCCGTACGGCCGCGGCGCCGGGCCGATCCTGCGCACGCTGATCGACGAGCAGGTGCGCACCGCCGGAATCACGGTGCCGGACATCCAGATCGGTAACTGGGCGGTGCCCACGCTGCTGCAGCACGGCACCCCGGAGCAGATCGAGCGCTTCGCGCAGCCGACGCTGCGCGGCGACGTGGTCTGGTGCCAGCTGTTCAGCGAGCCCGAGGCCGGATCGGATCTGGCGGCGCTGCGCACCACCGCGACCCGGGTCGACGGTGGCTGGACGTTGCAGGGCCAGAAGGTGTGGACCTCCTTGGCGAAGAAGGCGAACTGGGCGATCTGCCTGGCTCGTACCGATGCGAACGTTCCGAAGCACCGCGGAATCAGCTACTTCCTGGTCGATATGAGCAGTCCGGGCCTCGAGATCCGGCCGCTGGTGCAGATCACCGGGGAGGCGAGCTTCTCCGAGGTCTTCCTGGACGAGGTGTTCGTCCCCGACGACTGCCTGGTCGGCGAGCTGGGCGCGGGCTGGAAGATCGCCCGTTCCACCCTGTCGTCGGAGCGGGTCGCCATGGGCGGCAACGGAATCGGCGAGGCGCTGGAGGCGGTGATCGCCACCGCGCCGAGTTCCGGGCCGGGTGCCGAACTGGTCGCCGACCGCATCGGCGATCTGGTGTCGCAATCGGTTTCCGGATTGTTGCTGGAGACTCGCGCGGCCGAGCGAATGCTGGCCGGAATTGATCCGGGACCGCAGAGCAGCGTGCGCAAACTGGTCGGTGTCCGGCACCGCCAGGCGGTCGCGGAATTCGCCGTGGAAATCGCCGGTGTCGCGGGCGCGCAGGAATCCGAGCTGGTGAAAGAATTCCTGCTGACACGCTGTTTATCGATCGCGGGGGGTACCGAGCAGATCCTGTTGACCGTGGCCGGCGAACGGATTCTCGGGCTCCCGCGCGAATCGCACGGCTAA
- the kstR gene encoding cholesterol catabolism transcriptional regulator KstR, giving the protein MASPSREQSGDSGARSKDRPRAASNEARSRAVPVSTLSEDELSSTAQRERRKRILDATLALASKGGYDAVQMRAVAERADVAVGTLYRYFPSKVHLLVSALAREFEQFESKRKPLAGQTPRERMHLMLTQVTRAMQRDPLLTEAMTRAFMFADASAAAEVDRVGRVMDRFFARALNEDEPTERDLAIARVISDVWLSNLVAWLTRRASATDVTERLELTVDLLLASESG; this is encoded by the coding sequence ATGGCCAGTCCCTCCCGAGAGCAGTCAGGCGACTCGGGGGCGCGGAGCAAAGACCGTCCGCGCGCAGCGTCGAATGAAGCGCGCTCGCGCGCGGTACCGGTGTCCACCCTCAGCGAAGACGAGCTCAGCTCGACCGCCCAGCGGGAGCGCCGCAAGCGGATCCTCGACGCGACCCTGGCGCTGGCCTCGAAGGGCGGCTACGACGCGGTCCAGATGCGTGCCGTCGCCGAGCGCGCCGATGTCGCGGTCGGCACGCTGTACCGGTACTTCCCGTCCAAGGTGCACCTGCTGGTATCGGCCCTGGCCCGCGAGTTCGAGCAGTTCGAGAGCAAACGCAAGCCGCTGGCCGGACAAACCCCCCGGGAACGCATGCACCTGATGCTCACGCAGGTCACCCGGGCCATGCAGCGCGACCCCCTACTGACCGAGGCGATGACGCGCGCGTTCATGTTCGCCGACGCCTCCGCGGCCGCCGAGGTCGACCGGGTCGGCCGGGTGATGGACCGGTTCTTCGCCCGCGCCCTGAACGAGGACGAGCCCACGGAGCGCGACCTCGCCATCGCCCGGGTGATAAGCGACGTGTGGCTGTCGAACCTGGTCGCCTGGCTGACCCGCCGCGCGTCCGCGACCGACGTCACAGAACGCCTGGAACTCACCGTCGACCTGCTGCTCGCCTCCGAATCCGGCTAG
- a CDS encoding bifunctional MaoC family dehydratase N-terminal/OB-fold nucleic acid binding domain-containing protein, producing MTAEQIAAAGERIMREGECAPRVARDPVNQPMINNWVEAIGDANPIYVDEQAARDAGHPGIVAPPAMAQVWTMPGLHGARPADDPMNAVNDLLDAAGYTSVVATNCEQTYHRYLRVGERVQARTKLRDLVGPKRTGLGEGWFATYILTWYVGDEPVTEMAFRMLKFAPGTVKPAQPQDDLSKRARPTVSQDTEFFWAGTKVGELRIQRLPDGTLRHPPVPALWEDKTKATDYLVASGRGTVFSYVVHHAPKVPGRQLPYVVALVELEEGVRVLGELRGVEPDAVRVGQPVEVAFEKLDDDNTVPYWRAASDGYGGGSSRDHGGPRERRRSGGEIA from the coding sequence ATGACAGCGGAACAGATCGCCGCCGCCGGTGAGCGGATCATGCGGGAGGGCGAATGCGCGCCCCGGGTGGCCCGCGATCCGGTGAACCAACCCATGATCAACAACTGGGTCGAGGCCATCGGCGATGCCAACCCGATCTACGTCGACGAGCAGGCCGCGCGCGACGCGGGACATCCGGGAATCGTTGCGCCGCCGGCGATGGCGCAGGTGTGGACGATGCCGGGACTGCACGGGGCGCGGCCGGCGGACGATCCGATGAACGCCGTGAACGACCTGCTCGATGCCGCGGGCTACACCTCCGTCGTGGCTACCAACTGCGAGCAGACCTACCATCGGTACCTGCGGGTCGGCGAGCGGGTGCAGGCCCGCACGAAGCTGCGGGATCTGGTGGGGCCCAAGCGCACCGGACTCGGCGAGGGCTGGTTCGCGACCTACATCCTGACCTGGTACGTGGGCGACGAGCCGGTCACCGAGATGGCGTTCCGGATGCTGAAGTTCGCGCCCGGGACAGTGAAACCCGCTCAGCCACAAGATGATTTGAGCAAGCGAGCGCGGCCGACGGTCTCTCAGGACACCGAATTCTTCTGGGCGGGAACCAAGGTCGGCGAGCTGCGCATCCAGCGGCTGCCCGACGGCACGCTGCGGCATCCGCCGGTCCCGGCACTGTGGGAGGACAAGACGAAGGCGACCGACTACCTGGTCGCCTCCGGTCGCGGCACGGTGTTCAGCTACGTCGTGCACCACGCGCCGAAGGTGCCCGGGCGGCAACTGCCGTACGTGGTCGCGCTGGTCGAACTGGAGGAAGGCGTGCGGGTGCTCGGTGAGCTGCGCGGCGTCGAACCCGATGCGGTCCGGGTCGGGCAGCCGGTCGAGGTGGCCTTCGAGAAGCTCGACGACGACAACACCGTGCCGTACTGGCGCGCCGCGAGCGACGGGTACGGAGGCGGCAGCTCGCGTGACCACGGAGGGCCCCGGGAGCGACGCCGGTCAGGAGGAGAGATCGCATGA